One window from the genome of Carnobacteriaceae bacterium zg-84 encodes:
- a CDS encoding AzlC family ABC transporter permease, producing the protein MTETPFKQAFFHSLPICLGYLCLGSAFALLMLQSGFQWYWAVLMSIVIYAGSMQFALVSLLATQTPLWFIALMTVVINGRHLFYGIRFVELFKKMGWKYPYMIFSLTDETFSVLLGVKLTDEHQDIAFYIALFNHIYWISGTILGCILGNTLPIDMKGVEFSMTALFIVIVIEQWKQSISKLPFLIGGVTGLAMIHLFGTKYFLIYSLCCIIFLLVLFYDKKQGENMV; encoded by the coding sequence ATGACAGAAACACCATTTAAGCAAGCGTTTTTTCATAGTTTACCCATTTGCTTAGGGTATTTATGTCTTGGAAGTGCATTTGCTTTGTTGATGTTACAATCGGGATTTCAATGGTATTGGGCAGTTTTGATGAGTATTGTCATTTATGCAGGCTCTATGCAGTTTGCATTAGTATCTTTATTAGCAACACAAACACCATTATGGTTCATTGCGTTGATGACTGTTGTTATCAATGGCAGGCATCTGTTTTACGGTATTCGATTTGTTGAGTTATTCAAAAAAATGGGTTGGAAATATCCATACATGATTTTTTCATTAACGGATGAAACATTTTCTGTCTTACTCGGTGTCAAATTGACAGATGAGCATCAAGATATTGCCTTTTATATTGCGTTATTCAATCATATTTATTGGATTAGTGGGACAATATTAGGATGTATTTTGGGGAATACATTGCCTATTGATATGAAAGGTGTCGAATTTTCTATGACGGCTTTATTCATTGTGATTGTCATTGAGCAGTGGAAGCAATCAATTTCTAAATTGCCTTTTTTAATAGGGGGAGTAACAGGTCTGGCAATGATACATCTATTCGGGACAAAGTATTTTTTGATATATAGTTTATGCTGTATTATTTTTTTACTCGTCCTTTTTTATGATAAAAAACAAGGAGAAAATATGGTATGA
- a CDS encoding recombinase family protein has product MKYGYVRVSTKEQNIDRQMTAMLKEKIDRKYIYIDKLSGKDFKRPMYKRMVKRMQKGDELVIKSIDRLGRNYDEIIEQWRYLIKEKEIDITVLDFPLLNTNSEIDNITGKFISGLALQILSYVAQVERENTKQRQMEGIEEAKKKGIQFGRPRKKRPSYFHEFYTLWKRKEITIREGAKQLGVSKTTFHNWLQEEYEEAHELNKYR; this is encoded by the coding sequence ATGAAGTATGGTTATGTACGGGTATCCACAAAAGAACAAAATATAGATAGACAAATGACAGCGATGCTTAAAGAAAAAATAGATAGAAAATATATTTATATTGATAAGCTATCAGGAAAAGATTTTAAACGTCCTATGTATAAAAGAATGGTAAAACGAATGCAAAAGGGGGATGAGTTAGTTATAAAGTCAATAGATAGACTAGGAAGAAATTATGACGAAATCATTGAGCAGTGGCGCTATTTAATTAAGGAAAAAGAAATTGACATTACTGTTTTAGATTTTCCATTATTGAATACTAACTCAGAAATTGACAATATTACAGGTAAATTTATTTCTGGATTGGCACTGCAAATACTGTCTTATGTGGCTCAAGTTGAACGAGAAAACACAAAGCAAAGGCAAATGGAAGGTATCGAAGAAGCAAAGAAAAAAGGAATACAATTTGGTAGACCTAGGAAAAAAAGACCAAGTTATTTCCATGAATTTTATACTTTGTGGAAAAGAAAAGAAATCACAATTCGAGAAGGTGCAAAACAATTAGGGGTATCTAAGACCACATTTCATAATTGGTTGCAAGAGGAATATGAGGAAGCACACGAATTGAATAAATATAGATAG
- a CDS encoding AzlD domain-containing protein gives MIYVLLGIMIASFVTFFIRAIPFIVLSKMKKVPSLLEYLKDVLPQAIMTLLVLYSVKDYLYTDTKTMLTVCIMSGVVVLVHLWKRNVLLSVLVPTILFMMLI, from the coding sequence ATGATATATGTACTACTGGGGATAATGATAGCTAGTTTTGTCACTTTTTTTATTCGTGCAATACCATTTATTGTCTTATCAAAAATGAAAAAAGTACCTAGCTTATTAGAATATTTAAAAGATGTATTGCCACAGGCAATCATGACACTACTTGTGTTGTATTCAGTCAAAGATTATTTATATACAGATACAAAAACAATGTTGACTGTATGTATAATGAGTGGGGTTGTTGTACTTGTACACCTTTGGAAGAGAAACGTACTATTAAGTGTATTAGTGCCAACTATTTTATTTATGATGCTTATTTAA